ACAAGGCATTTTCAACTTTTTCCCTTTCCTCGGGGTAGGATAAAATCAAACGATTATCACAATAAATAGGCGATTTTATACCTGAGGCCCAAGTGAACGGGGCATCAGGGGACAAAGTTACCGCCTTAATTTTCAAAAGGATTTCAGCTATCTCACGCATATTAATTATCTTCCTTTCAAACAGCTTATAAATCTATAAAATTACAAGCTTATAAACTTATATATCACTAAACTCTAGGCTTCCGACGTCGAATATTTTGCTCGGCAGCAGACTCATTCACCTTACTGATGAAATTCCGCTGCGATTTGCCGATAAGCTGCCAAAGGATCCGCGGCCGCCGTTATCGGCCGACCTACCACAATGTAATCAGAGCCTATTTCCGCCGCCTGCTTCGGAGTAACCACCCGCTTTTGATCACCAGCAGTCGCAGTGGCCGGCCTTATCCCCGGAGTTACAGTCAAGAAATCTCGCCCTAAGACTTTATGAATGCGATCAACTTCCCAAGCCGAACAAACAACACCGTCCAGTCCAGCTGTTCGAGCAAGTTCCGCGTAATGAAGCACTGTAGCCTGCATCTCATGATCAATCCACAACTCTTGCCGCAATTCGTTTTCACTGATTGAAGTAAGTTGAGTTACAGCGATAATTTTTGCTGTGGAGCCACTATCTCGTAATGTTTCCACCGCTCGGCGCATCATCGTAACACCACCGGCAGCATGAACGTTAATAATGTCCGCACCTAATTTCGCACAAGAACGCACAGCTCCAGCCACCGTATTCGGTATGTCATGAAATTTCAAATCAAGAAATACTTTGTGACCTGCTTGCTTAATTTTTCGTACGATGTCCGGACCCTCAGCGTAAAAAAGTTCCATCCCTACTTTGACAAAAATTGATTCGTCAAACTGCCGTAAAAATTCCATTGCCCTTACCTGATCAGGGAAATCCAACGCCGTAATAACCTTTTTCATGTTTCCTCCTTAGTGAAAACCGCCGTTTTTTTATTTAATTTAACATTTAACAACAATATATTCTATTTCGTTTGATGAGCATAACCTACCGCGGCAGCTGCCGAAGCAAATCCGTGCTGATGTAAGAGTTCAGCCAAACCGGCAATTATTTCCGGACAAACAAACGGATTGACAAAATTGGCCGTTCCAACTGCAACCGCTCCGGCCCCGGCATACATCATTTCCAAAGCATCCTCCGCAGTCATAACCCCTCCCATACCGATTAAGGGAATTTTCACCGCACGATAGACTTGATAAATCATCCGTACAGCCACCGGTTTTATGGCTGGCCCAGAAAGACCTCCGGTACCGTTGGCTAAAACAGGTTTACCAGTTTTCAGGTCAAGACGCATGCCGAGCAAAGTGTTGATCAAGGACAAACCGTCGGCACCACCTGCCTCAGCCGCCTTGGCTAGGACGGTAATATCAGTTACGTTGGGTGAAAGCTTCATGTAAACAGGACATTTAGACACAGTCTTTATTTTACTCGTCAATCGTTCAACCATGGCCGGATCTTGCCCAAAAGTAATACCGCCTTGCTTTACATTAGGACAAGATATGTTCACTTCCAAAGCACCTACTCCGGGGCATTCCGACATCTCGGCTGCCACTTGCAGATATTCGCTTTCAGAATTTCCGGCAATATTTACCAAAAGAGGCAAATTATATTTTCTCAATGCGGCAATTTTTTGTTTCACCGCCGCTATCCCAGGATTCGTTAAACCGATGGCATTTAGCATACCACCATAAGTTTCCGTCACCCGCGGCATCCCGTTACCCGTCCGAGGTTCAAGTGTAACGGCTTTAGTCGTTATCGTCCCTAAACAACTTAAATCATACAACTCGCCATATTCTTCACCGAAACCAAACGTACCGGAAGCTGTAAGAATGGGATTTTTTAAATTAAGCCCCGGCAAGCTGACACGCATATCCACAGCCGCAGGCATTTTTTTGTTTTCGACTTCAAATTCCACCGATAATAACCTCCCCAGCCTGAAAAACCGGTCCGTCTTTACACACCCTGCGCAAGCCGTGACGCGTAGCGATGGCACAGCCGTAACAAGCTCCCATGCCACAAGCCATACCGGCCTCAAAAGACAGATAACCTACCAATTCAGGCAATTCA
This is a stretch of genomic DNA from Mageeibacillus indolicus UPII9-5. It encodes these proteins:
- a CDS encoding dihydroorotate dehydrogenase, with translation MEFEVENKKMPAAVDMRVSLPGLNLKNPILTASGTFGFGEEYGELYDLSCLGTITTKAVTLEPRTGNGMPRVTETYGGMLNAIGLTNPGIAAVKQKIAALRKYNLPLLVNIAGNSESEYLQVAAEMSECPGVGALEVNISCPNVKQGGITFGQDPAMVERLTSKIKTVSKCPVYMKLSPNVTDITVLAKAAEAGGADGLSLINTLLGMRLDLKTGKPVLANGTGGLSGPAIKPVAVRMIYQVYRAVKIPLIGMGGVMTAEDALEMMYAGAGAVAVGTANFVNPFVCPEIIAGLAELLHQHGFASAAAAVGYAHQTK
- the pyrF gene encoding orotidine-5'-phosphate decarboxylase is translated as MKKVITALDFPDQVRAMEFLRQFDESIFVKVGMELFYAEGPDIVRKIKQAGHKVFLDLKFHDIPNTVAGAVRSCAKLGADIINVHAAGGVTMMRRAVETLRDSGSTAKIIAVTQLTSISENELRQELWIDHEMQATVLHYAELARTAGLDGVVCSAWEVDRIHKVLGRDFLTVTPGIRPATATAGDQKRVVTPKQAAEIGSDYIVVGRPITAAADPLAAYRQIAAEFHQ